In a genomic window of Thermogemmata fonticola:
- a CDS encoding ABC transporter ATP-binding protein has product MLELIEVTKVYVQGRRTVPAVQGVSLTVRPGEFVTIMGPSGSGKSTLMHLMGALDTPTRGRALFHGQDLQAMSDRQRSLLRRERIGFVFQAFNLLPTLTAAENVALPLLLAGRNRRQALQRAGECLEQVGLSHRADHFPDELSGGEMQRVAVARAIVADPEAVLCDEPTGNLDSQTSREILTLLSRLPEPARRAVVMVTHDPTAAAYGTRLVRLRDGRIESDHPVPKSSVPCDSV; this is encoded by the coding sequence ATGCTGGAATTGATTGAGGTGACGAAAGTGTATGTCCAGGGGCGGCGGACAGTGCCGGCCGTGCAAGGAGTGTCGCTGACTGTCCGTCCGGGCGAGTTCGTCACGATCATGGGGCCATCAGGTTCCGGAAAATCGACCTTGATGCACCTGATGGGGGCGTTGGATACGCCGACCAGGGGGCGGGCGCTGTTTCACGGCCAGGATTTGCAGGCGATGAGCGACCGCCAGCGCTCGCTGCTGCGGCGCGAACGGATCGGTTTCGTCTTCCAGGCGTTCAATCTCTTGCCGACGCTGACAGCCGCGGAGAATGTCGCGCTGCCGCTACTGCTGGCGGGCCGGAACCGACGCCAGGCCCTTCAGCGTGCGGGCGAATGCCTGGAACAGGTGGGCCTGTCACACCGCGCAGACCACTTCCCCGATGAGTTATCCGGCGGTGAAATGCAACGGGTGGCCGTCGCCCGTGCCATCGTGGCGGACCCGGAAGCCGTCTTGTGTGATGAGCCGACGGGCAATCTCGACTCGCAAACCAGCCGTGAAATTTTGACCCTGCTCTCCCGCTTGCCAGAACCGGCACGTCGAGCGGTGGTCATGGTGACCCACGATCCGACAGCGGCAGCCTACGGTACACGCTTGGTTCGCCTCCGAGATGGCCGCATCGAGTCGGATCACCCGGTGCCGAAGAGTTCAGTCCCATGCGATTCGGTGTGA